One window of Tepidanaerobacter acetatoxydans Re1 genomic DNA carries:
- the fmt gene encoding methionyl-tRNA formyltransferase: MKVIFMGTPEFAVVPLEMLIKENINVVAVVTQPDRPVGRKRVITPPPIKKLAVQYDIPVYQPEKVKEEHFIDTLIALEPDIITVVAFGQILPQRVLKIPKIGCINVHASLLPKYRGAAPIQWSIINGESITGVTTMWMDEGLDTGDIFLQEQIAIKNDWTSEDLSRELSYLGGNLLLKTLSCIKSGNLIRKSQNHEESTYAPLLKKEDGKINWLKNTNEIYNLIRGTYPWPGSYTIRNGREIKIWKAKPYSAGIKSHPGRFMGLVKNEGFLVGTGDGSILILELQEAGKKRLKATEYLVGHDIKEGEFFADV, translated from the coding sequence ATGAAAGTTATATTTATGGGAACCCCTGAGTTTGCCGTTGTACCATTAGAAATGTTAATTAAAGAGAATATAAATGTAGTGGCAGTAGTTACTCAGCCTGACCGCCCGGTGGGTAGGAAAAGGGTAATTACTCCACCGCCGATTAAAAAATTGGCAGTTCAATATGACATTCCGGTCTATCAGCCTGAAAAAGTCAAAGAAGAACATTTTATTGACACACTTATTGCTTTGGAACCTGATATAATAACTGTTGTTGCCTTCGGGCAAATTTTGCCCCAAAGGGTGCTTAAGATACCTAAGATAGGCTGCATCAATGTTCATGCTTCACTGCTGCCCAAATACAGAGGTGCAGCTCCAATACAATGGTCTATTATAAATGGCGAATCAATAACAGGTGTAACGACTATGTGGATGGATGAAGGCTTGGATACTGGAGATATTTTTTTACAGGAGCAAATAGCCATCAAAAATGATTGGACATCAGAGGATCTTTCCAGAGAATTATCATATTTGGGCGGAAATCTTTTATTAAAAACACTTTCATGCATAAAATCAGGTAATTTAATTCGAAAGTCCCAGAATCACGAAGAATCAACATATGCTCCCCTGCTAAAAAAAGAAGATGGCAAAATAAATTGGTTAAAAAACACTAATGAGATTTATAATTTAATAAGAGGAACATATCCTTGGCCAGGATCGTATACCATAAGGAACGGCCGCGAAATTAAGATATGGAAGGCAAAACCATATTCAGCCGGAATAAAATCTCATCCGGGTAGGTTTATGGGTCTGGTAAAAAATGAGGGCTTTCTTGTAGGAACAGGTGACGGTAGTATTCTCATACTTGAGCTGCAAGAAGCTG
- the coaBC gene encoding bifunctional phosphopantothenoylcysteine decarboxylase/phosphopantothenate--cysteine ligase CoaBC, with product MLKDKFVVIGVTGSIAIYKAVELVRLFKKAGANVQVVMTKSACEFVKPLTFQVVSQNPVITDMFAEPSSWEVEHVALADKADIFLVAPATANIIAKLAAGIADDMLTSTALATNAKKIIVPAMNVNMYENPVTQKNIEFLRATGAIIMEPEEGELACGYTGKGRFPKPQNIITQVKIILGKDGDLKDKKFLITAGPTREPIDPVRFITNHSSGKMGYALAERAIHRGGEVILISGPTNLDPPLGLYKYIQVETAQEMFKAVMQHYPEVDVVIKAAAVADFSPKHFEAEKIKKHGFNMIIELKKNPDILQELGNKKQHQILVGFAAETTNAAANAQDKLIRKNLDFIILNDLTQEGAGFAKDTNIVKILYRDGRIEELPKMLKKDLADEILDRVFLYMEQYQKL from the coding sequence ATGCTTAAAGATAAGTTTGTGGTAATAGGAGTTACCGGCAGTATAGCAATTTATAAAGCGGTAGAACTTGTGAGATTATTTAAAAAAGCCGGTGCTAATGTCCAAGTTGTAATGACAAAATCCGCATGCGAATTTGTCAAACCATTAACTTTTCAAGTTGTGTCACAGAATCCGGTTATTACTGACATGTTTGCAGAACCTTCTTCATGGGAAGTTGAACATGTAGCATTGGCCGATAAAGCCGATATTTTCTTGGTAGCGCCGGCAACTGCAAATATTATTGCTAAGTTGGCCGCAGGAATAGCCGATGATATGCTGACTTCAACGGCACTTGCCACTAATGCAAAAAAGATAATTGTACCTGCTATGAACGTAAATATGTATGAAAATCCTGTAACACAGAAAAATATTGAATTTTTAAGAGCAACCGGTGCTATTATCATGGAACCGGAAGAAGGTGAATTAGCATGCGGATATACTGGGAAGGGTAGGTTTCCCAAACCACAAAATATCATAACTCAAGTTAAGATTATTTTGGGAAAAGATGGTGATTTAAAAGATAAGAAGTTTTTAATAACCGCTGGTCCAACCAGAGAACCTATTGACCCAGTAAGATTTATCACGAACCATTCTTCCGGGAAAATGGGTTATGCTTTGGCCGAAAGAGCAATTCATCGCGGCGGAGAAGTTATATTGATTTCAGGGCCAACGAATCTTGATCCGCCACTGGGACTTTATAAATACATACAGGTCGAAACAGCCCAGGAAATGTTTAAAGCAGTAATGCAACATTATCCGGAGGTTGATGTTGTTATTAAAGCGGCGGCTGTTGCGGATTTTTCACCCAAACATTTTGAAGCGGAGAAGATAAAAAAACATGGCTTTAATATGATTATAGAACTTAAGAAAAATCCTGACATTTTACAAGAATTGGGAAACAAAAAACAGCATCAGATATTGGTCGGATTTGCCGCTGAAACAACTAATGCAGCAGCTAATGCTCAAGATAAATTAATAAGAAAAAATCTTGATTTTATTATCTTAAATGACCTTACACAAGAGGGAGCCGGATTTGCCAAAGATACAAATATAGTAAAAATATTATACAGAGATGGTCGAATTGAAGAACTGCCTAAGATGCTAAAAAAAGATTTAGCTGATGAGATTTTAGATAGAGTATTTTTATATATGGAGCAATATCAAAAACTTTAA
- the priA gene encoding primosomal protein N': MIKTCLVAVDVRHPKAKREYTYLVPEDIASSINIGDLVCVPFNNIKVTGVVTELFDFIEKTTDYELKAVISKEAISLPMELVDLSKLLAEYYGTPIVDFLKLMLPPKVSSKTESVYSVCSTDKVISSRAFNQKRVLEYLKNVETATVHDISENLKMPIASVRSALTALTEKGVIKRDYRVVRRRPMVITTNNICEHINLTIEQQNALTTIIKNFNDSKRTTLIYGVTGSGKTEVYIRAIENVLKAGKKVIMLVPEISLTPQMLSIFRSRFPGKTAVLHSKLSQGERFDEWQRIYSGEALVVLGARSAIFAPIKDLGMIIIDEEHESSYKNGEHPYYDARTVAEFRAKKQNASLVLGSATPSVESFYKAAKQEYSLAKLTKRVSGRSLPKLEIIDMREELKSGNRHIFSRKLLSGMKETLEKHKQIILFLNRRGHSTFVICRDCGFVLKCKYCDIALTYHFEDKSGKCHYCGYSIKAPDICPKCKSRNIRYFGAGTEKVEQEVKRFFPKCRTIRIDSDSTSRKGSLEKMLLNFKRGGAQILIGTQTVAKGLNFPDVALVGIISADTALNMPDFRSGERTFQLITQVAGRSGRGDTPGMVYVQTYTPESFAIRAACNFDISGFYQEELKIRREALYPPFCHMLNIVFKSRYEDLIKKEAEEVRQILYQKYNNDIEIYGPVPAPRSKIKDNYRYNILLKSKQIQTLVNICNHMQILNNNRKVDMSWDMEPLDLL, translated from the coding sequence TTGATTAAAACTTGTTTGGTGGCTGTAGATGTAAGACACCCAAAAGCCAAAAGGGAATATACTTACCTAGTTCCCGAGGATATAGCCTCCTCAATCAATATAGGTGATTTAGTATGTGTTCCTTTCAACAATATAAAAGTAACAGGTGTAGTTACAGAGCTTTTTGATTTTATAGAAAAAACGACGGATTACGAACTTAAAGCAGTCATAAGTAAAGAAGCCATCTCGCTTCCTATGGAATTAGTAGATTTATCCAAGTTATTAGCTGAATATTATGGAACTCCAATTGTCGATTTTTTGAAGCTTATGCTGCCCCCGAAAGTCAGTTCAAAAACAGAATCGGTTTATTCAGTATGTTCTACTGACAAGGTTATATCAAGCAGAGCTTTTAATCAAAAGAGAGTACTAGAATATTTAAAAAATGTAGAAACAGCTACAGTTCATGACATATCAGAAAATCTAAAAATGCCTATTGCATCAGTAAGGTCAGCCCTGACAGCTTTAACTGAAAAAGGAGTAATTAAGAGAGATTATAGAGTAGTCAGAAGGCGGCCTATGGTTATTACGACCAATAATATCTGTGAGCATATTAACTTAACTATTGAACAGCAAAATGCATTAACAACAATAATTAAAAATTTCAATGATTCAAAAAGAACTACCCTTATTTACGGGGTGACCGGTAGTGGTAAAACCGAAGTTTATATTAGAGCAATAGAAAATGTATTAAAAGCTGGGAAAAAGGTTATTATGCTTGTTCCTGAAATTTCTTTAACTCCGCAGATGCTTTCGATATTTCGTAGCCGCTTTCCCGGGAAAACTGCTGTTTTGCATAGCAAACTTTCACAAGGAGAAAGATTTGATGAATGGCAGAGGATATATTCTGGTGAAGCGTTAGTAGTTTTAGGTGCAAGATCGGCCATATTTGCACCTATAAAAGATTTGGGCATGATTATTATAGATGAAGAACATGAATCCTCTTATAAAAATGGGGAACATCCCTATTATGATGCTAGGACGGTTGCCGAATTCAGGGCGAAAAAACAAAATGCCAGCTTAGTTTTAGGCAGTGCCACACCTTCAGTTGAGTCTTTCTATAAAGCTGCTAAGCAAGAATATTCCCTGGCTAAGCTGACGAAAAGAGTTTCAGGAAGATCTTTGCCAAAACTGGAAATAATAGATATGAGGGAAGAACTAAAATCAGGCAATCGACATATTTTTAGTCGGAAATTATTATCCGGCATGAAAGAAACCCTAGAAAAGCACAAACAGATAATACTTTTTTTAAATCGCAGAGGGCATTCGACTTTTGTGATTTGTCGTGATTGTGGGTTTGTATTAAAGTGCAAATACTGTGATATTGCATTGACATATCACTTTGAAGATAAAAGCGGGAAATGCCATTATTGTGGGTACAGCATAAAAGCTCCGGACATTTGTCCAAAGTGTAAAAGTAGGAATATACGATACTTTGGGGCAGGAACGGAAAAGGTGGAACAAGAAGTAAAGAGGTTTTTCCCAAAATGCAGAACTATTAGAATTGATTCAGATTCTACTTCTCGAAAAGGTTCTTTGGAAAAGATGTTATTGAACTTTAAAAGAGGCGGAGCCCAAATACTAATAGGAACTCAAACTGTAGCCAAGGGTCTTAATTTCCCAGATGTGGCACTGGTCGGAATTATCAGCGCGGATACTGCGCTTAACATGCCGGATTTTAGGTCTGGTGAGCGAACTTTTCAGTTGATAACTCAAGTAGCAGGAAGATCCGGCAGAGGAGATACTCCGGGCATGGTATATGTTCAAACATACACACCTGAATCGTTTGCTATAAGGGCTGCCTGTAATTTTGATATAAGCGGTTTTTATCAAGAGGAACTCAAGATTCGCCGTGAAGCTCTTTATCCCCCGTTTTGTCATATGTTAAATATCGTATTTAAAAGTCGTTATGAAGACTTAATAAAAAAAGAAGCTGAAGAAGTAAGACAAATATTATATCAGAAATATAATAACGATATAGAAATCTATGGTCCTGTGCCGGCACCCAGATCAAAGATTAAAGACAATTATAGATACAATATTTTACTAAAAAGTAAGCAAATTCAAACCTTAGTAAATATATGCAACCATATGCAGATCTTAAATAATAATAGAAAAGTCGATATGTCATGGGATATGGAACCACTGGATTTATTATAG
- the def gene encoding peptide deformylase translates to MALRNIREYGDEVLRKKSRNVTVFDKRLHTLILDMLETMMNANGVGLAAPQVGILKRVVVIDVGEGPIVLVNPEIVESKGEVIEPEGCLSIPGILGEVPRPSRVKVKAQDKWGKYIEIEGEDLLARALCHEIDHLEGKLFVDKAIKFIEPDSEE, encoded by the coding sequence ATGGCTTTAAGGAATATTAGAGAATATGGCGATGAGGTGCTGAGAAAAAAATCCAGAAATGTAACGGTATTTGATAAGCGCCTGCATACCCTTATATTAGATATGCTGGAAACCATGATGAATGCTAATGGCGTAGGGCTTGCAGCACCACAGGTTGGCATACTAAAAAGAGTAGTAGTTATTGATGTGGGTGAAGGACCGATCGTGCTGGTAAATCCTGAAATAGTTGAAAGCAAAGGAGAAGTAATCGAACCAGAAGGATGCTTGAGTATACCCGGTATATTAGGCGAAGTACCTCGGCCGAGTAGAGTTAAAGTGAAGGCGCAGGACAAGTGGGGAAAATATATTGAAATAGAGGGAGAAGATTTATTAGCAAGGGCTTTATGCCATGAGATAGACCATCTGGAAGGTAAGCTTTTTGTAGATAAAGCCATAAAATTTATTGAACCTGATAGTGAGGAATGA
- the rpoZ gene encoding DNA-directed RNA polymerase subunit omega, translating to MMYPSIDSLTTKYDSKYIIAVAAAKRARQLVEGAKELVEVNTKKPVSIALFELDAGKILIERVKPGAKQ from the coding sequence ATGATGTATCCATCTATAGATTCTCTTACAACTAAATATGACAGTAAGTATATTATTGCTGTAGCAGCGGCTAAAAGAGCTCGCCAACTGGTAGAAGGTGCAAAAGAACTTGTAGAGGTAAACACGAAAAAACCTGTTTCAATAGCATTATTTGAACTTGATGCAGGAAAAATCCTTATAGAACGGGTTAAACCCGGGGCAAAACAATGA